From Alkalibaculum bacchi, a single genomic window includes:
- a CDS encoding putative ABC transporter permease: MDWTVLFLIWFIYSLLGWIVETLYCSIRQGSFAERGFLSGPICPIYGVGAIYVIFLVDPYVKTLGGLFLLSMVTTSILEYVTSYIMEKLFAMRWWDYSEKKFNINGRVCLENSIYFGILSIILVNWIHPYISFSVHQISDTNKNYMSIFLFAIILLDIAYSSNAAIKLNSRFKQIYILKEEIRDAIGRDHLEEKLETFLAHGQRFIEEKHEDWMGFKASINTNINEFKDHVDVDLSTLPLYKKIKELQTRVKFSERRILRAFPKLKSTKYDDVLEELKRNIKKR, from the coding sequence ATGGATTGGACAGTTTTATTTTTAATTTGGTTCATTTATAGTCTTTTAGGCTGGATCGTTGAGACTTTGTACTGTTCTATAAGGCAAGGTTCTTTTGCTGAAAGAGGGTTTCTTAGTGGGCCTATTTGCCCTATTTACGGTGTAGGAGCTATATATGTGATTTTCTTAGTAGACCCTTATGTCAAAACCTTAGGAGGTCTTTTTCTATTATCTATGGTTACGACTTCGATTTTAGAGTATGTAACCAGCTACATAATGGAAAAATTATTTGCAATGAGATGGTGGGATTATTCTGAAAAGAAATTCAATATCAATGGCAGAGTTTGTTTGGAAAACTCTATTTACTTTGGTATTTTATCAATAATACTTGTAAATTGGATTCACCCCTACATATCATTCTCTGTTCATCAAATCTCTGATACAAATAAAAACTATATGAGTATTTTTTTATTTGCAATTATCCTACTAGATATTGCATACTCTTCAAACGCAGCTATAAAGCTAAATTCTCGGTTCAAACAAATATACATATTGAAAGAGGAAATAAGGGATGCGATTGGAAGAGATCATTTAGAAGAAAAGCTAGAGACCTTTTTAGCACATGGACAAAGGTTCATAGAGGAAAAGCATGAAGATTGGATGGGGTTTAAGGCAAGCATAAACACCAACATAAACGAATTTAAAGATCATGTTGATGTAGACCTTTCTACATTGCCATTGTATAAGAAGATTAAAGAATTACAAACAAGAGTTAAATTCTCAGAGCGAAGAATACTGCGAGCATTTCCTAAGCTAAAGTCTACTAAGTATGATGATGTACTTGAAGAGTTGAAAAGGAATATTAAGAAAAGGTGA
- a CDS encoding HD family phosphohydrolase, giving the protein MIDYFFSKIIDYKDVDEYKTCVVDLLEHEAVCSMKDYIQHSDISCFEHSLTVSYYSYCICKNWGLDYRSAARGGLLHDLFLYDWHTTKTEGLHGFTHPYTALKNADNLFELNEREKDIIVKHMWPLTIKLPKFRESFVVTMVDKWCAVMEISTRKKMCVVLDLI; this is encoded by the coding sequence ATGATCGATTATTTTTTTAGTAAAATAATAGACTATAAAGATGTTGATGAATACAAAACCTGTGTTGTAGATCTTCTTGAGCATGAAGCGGTTTGTTCTATGAAAGATTATATTCAGCACAGTGATATTAGTTGTTTTGAACACAGTTTAACGGTGTCTTACTACAGTTACTGTATTTGTAAAAATTGGGGTTTGGATTATCGCTCTGCAGCCCGAGGGGGGCTCTTACACGACCTATTTTTGTACGATTGGCATACGACAAAGACAGAGGGACTACATGGTTTTACACACCCTTATACCGCTCTAAAAAACGCAGACAATTTGTTTGAGCTCAATGAGCGGGAAAAGGATATTATCGTAAAACATATGTGGCCTTTAACGATAAAGCTGCCTAAGTTTAGGGAATCTTTTGTCGTCACAATGGTAGACAAATGGTGTGCGGTGATGGAAATAAGTACGCGTAAAAAAATGTGCGTTGTATTGGATTTAATATAA
- a CDS encoding DUF3006 domain-containing protein: MKYIIDRFEGDYAVVEDENKLMMDIQLEDLPKEVQEGDVLVKIGDSYSVDLGETERRKKKIQELVDDLWE; this comes from the coding sequence ATGAAATATATAATCGATCGTTTTGAAGGGGATTATGCAGTAGTAGAAGATGAAAATAAATTGATGATGGATATTCAACTAGAAGATCTGCCGAAAGAAGTGCAAGAGGGGGATGTATTGGTAAAGATTGGAGATAGTTATAGTGTTGATTTAGGAGAGACTGAGAGGAGAAAAAAGAAGATACAAGAGCTAGTAGATGATTTGTGGGAGTGA
- a CDS encoding ComEC/Rec2 family competence protein yields the protein MNKLLKTLIPIIIAFTAFAFNLFADDGINTDVALGQVKIHFLDVGQADSILIQDASGQTMLIDAGNNGDSDLVVSYIRDLGIDHIDVLIGTHPHEDHIGGLDAVIENFDIGKIYMPKINHSSKTYEDVLIAIKNKGYKINTPQAGSTFDLGNAEYTILSPISKTYSDTNNYSITVKLDYGEHSFLFMGDAEKIVENEIIEMGYPIQADLIKLGHHGSMYSSSDEFLDKVNPKYAIISVGEGNSYGHPDPEIMTKLEERGIKSYRTDEMGTIVVESDGSEVRFAHLRTIEN from the coding sequence ATGAATAAATTATTAAAAACATTGATACCCATTATTATTGCCTTCACGGCTTTTGCATTTAATCTCTTTGCAGATGATGGGATTAATACGGATGTAGCATTAGGACAAGTTAAAATTCATTTTTTAGATGTAGGACAAGCAGACTCTATTCTGATACAAGACGCATCAGGACAGACCATGTTAATAGATGCTGGGAACAATGGAGATTCAGATCTTGTGGTTTCTTACATAAGAGATTTGGGTATTGATCATATTGACGTACTAATAGGTACTCATCCTCACGAAGATCATATTGGTGGATTGGATGCGGTTATTGAGAACTTTGACATTGGTAAGATTTATATGCCAAAGATCAATCATTCGTCTAAAACCTATGAAGATGTATTAATAGCCATAAAAAATAAGGGATATAAGATCAATACCCCTCAAGCAGGAAGTACATTTGACCTTGGAAATGCGGAATATACGATTCTTTCACCCATAAGTAAAACTTACTCTGACACAAACAATTATTCTATAACTGTAAAGCTAGATTATGGAGAGCATTCTTTTCTTTTTATGGGAGATGCTGAGAAGATCGTAGAAAATGAAATAATAGAAATGGGGTATCCGATACAAGCAGATCTAATTAAATTAGGTCATCATGGTAGCATGTACTCATCAAGTGACGAATTTTTAGACAAAGTAAATCCTAAATACGCCATTATTTCAGTAGGAGAAGGAAATTCCTACGGTCACCCAGACCCAGAGATTATGACTAAGCTAGAAGAAAGAGGCATTAAATCGTACCGTACAGATGAGATGGGAACAATTGTAGTTGAGAGTGATGGAAGTGAGGTGCGCTTTGCGCATTTGCGAACAATTGAGAATTGA
- a CDS encoding TIGR00266 family protein — protein sequence MAVDYEIYGDDMQFVRFLLRNNESLIAEAGALLFMDGTVKMDTIFGDGSAQSSGSSLMGKLMGAGKRVLTGESLFMTLFTQTGNSEGEVAFGAPYPGKIIPVDLSKYNGKIICQKDSFLCAEKGTAVGIAFQKKIGVGFFGGEGFIMQKLEGNGLAFCHAGGTIYERELAPGETLKVDTGCLVALTQEVNYDIEFVGNIKTAVFGGEGLFFATLKGPGKVWLQSLPFSRLADRIITSSKYTGGSSKGEGSVLGTLGNLFED from the coding sequence ATGGCTGTTGATTATGAAATTTATGGAGATGATATGCAGTTTGTTCGGTTTTTACTTAGAAACAATGAAAGTTTAATTGCAGAAGCTGGAGCGCTATTGTTTATGGATGGGACGGTTAAGATGGATACCATTTTTGGTGATGGTTCTGCTCAAAGTTCTGGCAGTAGCCTTATGGGCAAACTTATGGGAGCTGGAAAAAGGGTTTTAACAGGGGAAAGCTTATTTATGACTTTATTTACTCAGACAGGTAATAGTGAAGGTGAAGTTGCCTTTGGTGCTCCTTATCCAGGCAAGATTATTCCCGTTGACTTGTCAAAATATAATGGCAAGATTATCTGCCAAAAAGATTCATTTCTTTGTGCGGAAAAGGGCACCGCTGTAGGCATTGCATTCCAAAAGAAAATCGGTGTAGGATTCTTTGGCGGAGAAGGGTTTATTATGCAGAAATTAGAAGGAAATGGACTTGCCTTCTGCCATGCAGGTGGAACCATTTACGAAAGAGAATTAGCTCCAGGGGAAACCCTTAAAGTGGATACAGGATGTCTAGTAGCCCTTACACAAGAGGTGAATTACGATATTGAATTTGTCGGAAATATTAAAACGGCCGTATTTGGAGGAGAAGGCTTATTCTTTGCCACTCTAAAGGGACCAGGAAAAGTATGGCTACAATCCCTACCATTTAGCAGGCTAGCTGATCGAATTATTACTTCATCGAAATATACGGGCGGAAGTTCCAAAGGTGAAGGTAGTGTGTTGGGGACATTGGGGAATTTGTTTGAGGATTAA
- a CDS encoding methyl-accepting chemotaxis protein: MKNQQKEKLENYAITQKILIYTSIYSLSIFLVLGFITVYYLNRSGEFSSTMPLVLSYLVLAIIFTLGNIVYINRFMKKNVHNTILFLKWLSDKMARGDYTFVVNEKRLKKDEFGELIVSYNTVIKETRNLIDKVYDALELLSSALHNLGESVNQSSRASDEILKSSEEIAKGSSEQAIATEDGLRKSYDLGKIVEENNNLLQSVNKMSEKIVFTANDGMTQVEELSDKVQITNESIKSINEVIIKTNKSAMDIKEASDIISAIAKQTNLLALNAAIEAARAGESGRGFAVVAEEIRSLAERSTESTTHIDSIIQELQTNSNSALKEMESTNKVMTEQVESVKITSDKFNEILVSIDENALAVYTLGESIGKMNEIQKNISEIIENLSAIAQENAAGTEESIASIEEQSNHMQNLTIESEKINSLNEELNNTIRFFRTRNKKEKNATA; this comes from the coding sequence GTGAAAAATCAACAGAAAGAAAAATTAGAGAATTATGCAATCACACAAAAAATACTCATATACACATCAATATACAGCCTATCCATATTTCTGGTTCTAGGATTTATTACTGTGTATTATTTAAATCGTTCAGGAGAGTTTTCTTCTACGATGCCATTAGTGCTTTCTTATCTTGTATTGGCAATCATTTTTACATTGGGAAACATCGTTTATATCAATCGCTTTATGAAGAAAAATGTTCATAATACGATTCTTTTCTTAAAATGGCTATCAGATAAAATGGCTCGTGGAGATTATACCTTTGTAGTAAATGAAAAGAGATTAAAAAAGGATGAATTTGGAGAACTGATTGTTTCTTATAACACCGTTATTAAAGAAACAAGAAACCTAATTGACAAAGTATATGATGCTTTGGAGCTTCTTAGTTCAGCCTTACATAATTTAGGTGAATCTGTAAACCAATCGTCAAGAGCATCAGACGAGATACTAAAGAGCAGTGAAGAAATTGCTAAGGGTTCTTCTGAACAAGCTATTGCTACAGAGGATGGATTAAGGAAATCTTATGACTTAGGTAAAATTGTTGAAGAAAATAACAACTTACTGCAATCTGTAAATAAAATGTCTGAAAAAATTGTCTTTACTGCAAACGATGGCATGACACAAGTAGAGGAATTATCTGATAAAGTTCAGATTACAAATGAATCTATAAAATCGATTAACGAGGTAATCATAAAGACCAACAAAAGTGCAATGGATATTAAAGAGGCCAGCGATATTATTTCTGCTATAGCAAAACAAACCAATCTTTTAGCACTAAATGCGGCTATTGAAGCTGCTCGTGCTGGTGAATCCGGAAGAGGCTTCGCCGTAGTAGCAGAAGAGATTAGAAGTTTAGCCGAACGCTCTACAGAGTCAACTACGCACATTGATTCGATTATTCAAGAATTACAGACCAATTCAAATAGTGCACTAAAAGAAATGGAATCCACAAATAAAGTTATGACGGAACAAGTAGAAAGCGTAAAAATTACAAGCGATAAATTCAATGAAATTTTGGTATCTATTGATGAAAATGCCCTTGCTGTATATACACTGGGCGAAAGCATTGGTAAGATGAATGAAATCCAAAAAAATATTTCTGAAATCATTGAAAATCTTTCTGCAATTGCCCAAGAAAATGCCGCTGGAACAGAAGAATCAATAGCGAGTATCGAAGAGCAGTCAAATCATATGCAAAACCTAACAATTGAATCAGAGAAGATTAACAGCTTAAATGAAGAATTAAATAATACGATTCGATTCTTTAGAACGAGAAATAAGAAAGAAAAGAACGCCACAGCATAA
- a CDS encoding flavocytochrome c, whose protein sequence is MKKKHAKLISIFMCFVLVLFAFGCQSNTESAFKAGKYTGIGKGIHGDIKVEVEVDDTKILSVKVLEHSETPGVSDSAIAKVPQEIVDGQTVAVDIVSGATYTSNGIIEGTKAALTEAGGDMEKLSQKKEDTTERKTEELTTDVVVIGAGGAGLAAATSANQNGAKVIVLEKMGKAGGNTAISGAAFNAVDTELQKEFGIEDSIDKHFQQTYEGGDKLADPELVEILVNNALPAIKWLESLGMEFEHKIFTVLGGMWPRAHDPEKVLGTGFIDTHMEYAEKSNGGVEVKINTNATELIKEGDRIVGVKAEGEDTDYVIKATKGVVIATGGFSQNKEMRDKYNKQWEDISNLMSTNHPGATGDGIIMAEKAGANLVGMEWIQLLPMGDPETGSLSGNIEQGVEDRIFINLDGNRFVDEGARRDVMTKALLEQKDQTMWTILDSHSYPTGDEENHFGETANELVKAGRAFKADTLEELAEMIGVDADSLVKAVEGFNKGVDEGKDEFGRTLFKDKIDKGPYYAGKRVPTVHHTMGGIQINTKAQAINAEGNVIPGLYAAGEVTGGIHGSNRLGGNALADINVFGKIAGESAAKGL, encoded by the coding sequence ATGAAAAAGAAACACGCAAAATTAATTTCTATTTTCATGTGTTTTGTTTTAGTGCTTTTCGCGTTTGGTTGCCAATCAAACACAGAATCAGCATTTAAAGCAGGAAAATACACTGGAATTGGAAAAGGTATTCATGGCGATATCAAGGTAGAGGTAGAAGTAGACGATACAAAGATACTCTCTGTCAAAGTTTTAGAACATAGCGAGACACCAGGAGTATCGGATTCTGCTATTGCAAAGGTTCCACAAGAGATTGTCGATGGACAAACTGTAGCAGTAGATATCGTTTCAGGTGCAACTTATACTTCTAATGGAATCATTGAAGGTACAAAAGCTGCATTGACTGAAGCTGGTGGAGATATGGAAAAATTAAGCCAGAAAAAAGAAGATACTACTGAAAGAAAAACAGAAGAATTAACTACGGATGTTGTCGTTATCGGCGCTGGTGGTGCTGGTTTAGCAGCAGCTACTTCGGCAAATCAAAATGGTGCAAAAGTTATCGTACTTGAAAAGATGGGCAAGGCCGGCGGTAATACTGCTATTTCAGGTGCAGCCTTTAATGCAGTAGACACTGAATTACAAAAAGAATTTGGCATTGAAGATTCTATTGATAAACATTTCCAACAAACTTACGAAGGCGGAGACAAACTAGCAGATCCTGAATTAGTTGAGATTCTTGTAAATAACGCATTGCCAGCTATAAAATGGTTAGAGAGTTTGGGAATGGAATTCGAACACAAAATCTTTACTGTTCTTGGTGGAATGTGGCCTAGAGCGCACGATCCTGAAAAAGTATTAGGTACAGGATTTATCGATACTCACATGGAATATGCAGAAAAATCAAATGGTGGCGTAGAAGTGAAAATTAATACAAATGCTACTGAATTGATTAAAGAAGGCGATAGAATAGTAGGTGTCAAAGCAGAAGGCGAAGACACAGATTATGTTATAAAAGCTACAAAAGGCGTTGTAATAGCAACAGGCGGATTTAGCCAAAATAAAGAAATGAGAGATAAATATAACAAACAATGGGAAGATATCTCTAATCTAATGTCAACAAACCATCCTGGGGCTACTGGTGATGGCATAATAATGGCAGAAAAAGCTGGTGCAAATCTAGTTGGTATGGAATGGATTCAATTATTGCCAATGGGTGACCCAGAAACAGGCTCATTAAGTGGTAATATTGAACAAGGCGTAGAAGATCGAATTTTTATCAACCTAGATGGAAATCGTTTCGTTGACGAAGGTGCAAGACGTGACGTTATGACAAAAGCTCTTTTAGAGCAAAAGGATCAAACCATGTGGACAATTTTAGATTCACATTCTTATCCTACTGGGGATGAAGAAAATCACTTTGGCGAAACAGCGAATGAATTAGTAAAAGCTGGCAGAGCTTTCAAAGCAGATACTTTGGAAGAATTAGCTGAAATGATTGGTGTAGATGCAGATAGTCTTGTCAAAGCAGTTGAAGGCTTTAACAAAGGCGTAGACGAAGGAAAAGATGAATTCGGCAGAACATTATTCAAAGACAAAATCGACAAAGGACCCTATTATGCAGGAAAACGAGTTCCAACTGTTCACCATACTATGGGTGGAATTCAAATCAATACAAAAGCACAAGCTATTAATGCTGAAGGCAATGTAATCCCAGGATTATATGCTGCAGGTGAAGTAACAGGTGGAATCCACGGTTCAAACAGACTTGGCGGTAATGCATTAGCTGATATCAATGTATTTGGTAAAATCGCAGGCGAAAGCGCAGCGAAAGGGCTGTAA
- a CDS encoding TetR/AcrR family transcriptional regulator yields MTKPITKRQKQAIDTKNKIYNVSIALFEKYGYDNVHIKDIVKEANISVGTFYHYYKSKEDVFYEIYVRADYYFDTTVREGLKEEYSIDRVVEFFDYYAAKNMETDIDTLRQMLSINNKNYIKKGRAMQNVLIEIINEGQKRGEIIDIETPEELCEKLFIIARGIVFDWGLHDGDYNLRDKMKHFIGEFIKMFLKK; encoded by the coding sequence GTGACAAAACCGATAACCAAAAGGCAGAAGCAGGCGATAGATACAAAAAATAAAATATACAATGTCAGTATAGCGCTATTTGAAAAATATGGTTATGATAATGTACATATAAAAGATATTGTTAAAGAAGCAAACATTTCTGTTGGTACTTTCTATCATTATTATAAATCGAAGGAAGATGTATTTTACGAAATCTATGTAAGAGCAGATTATTATTTTGATACTACAGTAAGGGAAGGATTAAAGGAGGAGTACTCCATAGATCGGGTTGTAGAATTTTTTGACTATTACGCTGCTAAAAATATGGAGACTGATATTGATACTCTTAGGCAAATGCTCAGCATTAATAATAAAAATTATATTAAGAAGGGCAGAGCGATGCAGAATGTGTTGATAGAAATTATCAACGAAGGTCAAAAAAGAGGAGAAATAATTGATATAGAAACTCCCGAGGAACTTTGTGAAAAGTTATTTATTATTGCACGTGGAATTGTCTTTGATTGGGGTTTACACGATGGAGATTACAATTTGAGAGATAAGATGAAACATTTCATTGGAGAGTTCATTAAAATGTTTTTAAAAAAATAA
- a CDS encoding acyl-CoA thioesterase, translated as MKKEISFTRVETSMIMEPKHCNPSGNIHGGEMMKIMDNVAGIVAVKHAKGNVVTARVDETIFHIPVHVGDIVTCIGELAYVGTTSMQIFVSVLVNDIKGQNKSKIALTAFFTMVHLDEDGKPAKVPQLTPITPDEEALYLLGKKKYEEIKSKK; from the coding sequence ATGAAGAAAGAGATATCTTTTACACGAGTTGAGACATCAATGATCATGGAACCGAAACACTGTAACCCGAGTGGCAATATTCACGGCGGAGAAATGATGAAGATTATGGATAATGTAGCAGGCATCGTAGCTGTTAAACACGCTAAAGGAAATGTAGTCACAGCTAGAGTAGATGAGACGATTTTTCATATTCCAGTTCATGTGGGAGACATTGTGACCTGCATCGGGGAACTAGCCTATGTAGGGACTACTTCAATGCAAATTTTCGTATCCGTTCTCGTTAACGATATAAAAGGACAAAATAAATCTAAAATTGCACTAACTGCATTTTTCACTATGGTCCACTTAGACGAAGACGGAAAGCCAGCCAAAGTCCCCCAATTAACCCCGATTACTCCTGACGAAGAGGCTCTGTATCTTCTAGGGAAAAAGAAGTATGAGGAGATAAAATCAAAGAAATGA